In a single window of the Dinghuibacter silviterrae genome:
- a CDS encoding TonB-dependent siderophore receptor — translation MLHYLTRLGATFILFCLIGKGYAQQRDTIKLKEILIASRKAGRYATLRSDDASKMPLNDLENPQVYTTVTKGLMADQSVYTLDDALKNVPGASQLWGATDRSGFGNGSSFVLRGFQLNTYLRNGLPANVSTTIDNANIESVEVLKGPSATLFGSAVTSFGGLINRVTKKPFDHAGGEVSYTGGSFGYNRLTADVNTPLDTAGKLLFRVNAALNTQKSWQDAGFHKDVFVAPSLSYKASDRLSFALDAELYQSQGTTPQTFFFNTTVAQLGVNSADKLNLDYHRSYISNDLSMTSSNLNVTGQMNYKLARNWTSQTTVTSVNTSSYGPMPYFYLLPGNTQISRNVWTIDGTDQTLDIQENVVGRFSTGFLKHRLLVGADFYNYNVNVRYHEFMGTVNGQAAADLFDIIPTTGAIPNYDNFNKAKVDSAYANSPADPYPYVLSNKTYISGAYASDVINITDRLILNAALRVDHYDFKGNYNPEDGTTSGGYQQTALSPKFGVVYQLLKDRLSVFSNYQNGFTNETGVDYQGHSFKPEQANQWEGGIKMNLFDGRLNGTVSYYDIQVSHILRTDVDHPNFQVQNGTEVSKGVEVEVNANPLYGLNITAGYAHNDAKYTNADADVNGLRPNSAGPQDMANLWLSYRFLRGAVKGLGVGFGGNYAGKSLVENSVSEGQFFLPAYTVMNASVFYDTGRFRLSANVHNLANERYWIGWYTVNPQQPRAINGSITFRF, via the coding sequence ATGCTTCACTACCTGACGCGCCTTGGCGCGACATTCATCCTTTTTTGCCTGATCGGAAAGGGCTATGCCCAGCAGCGCGATACGATAAAATTAAAAGAGATCCTGATCGCCAGCCGCAAGGCCGGACGGTACGCCACGCTTAGAAGCGACGACGCGTCAAAAATGCCCTTGAACGACCTGGAAAACCCGCAGGTATACACCACCGTGACCAAGGGGCTTATGGCGGACCAGTCGGTCTACACGCTGGACGACGCGCTGAAGAACGTACCGGGGGCCAGCCAGCTTTGGGGAGCGACCGACCGGTCGGGGTTTGGGAACGGCAGCTCTTTTGTCCTGCGGGGGTTCCAGCTCAATACGTACCTGAGGAACGGCCTCCCGGCCAACGTCAGTACGACCATCGACAACGCCAATATCGAAAGCGTGGAGGTCCTGAAAGGGCCTTCGGCGACCTTGTTTGGCAGCGCGGTCACTTCTTTTGGCGGGCTGATCAACCGGGTGACAAAAAAACCCTTTGACCACGCGGGGGGTGAGGTTTCCTATACGGGCGGGAGCTTCGGATACAACCGGCTGACGGCCGACGTCAATACGCCCCTCGACACGGCGGGCAAACTGCTGTTCCGGGTCAATGCCGCGCTGAACACCCAGAAATCCTGGCAGGACGCGGGTTTTCACAAGGATGTCTTTGTGGCGCCCAGCCTGTCCTACAAGGCCAGCGACCGTTTGTCGTTTGCCCTTGATGCCGAGCTGTACCAGTCTCAGGGAACGACGCCCCAGACCTTTTTCTTCAATACGACGGTCGCCCAGCTCGGGGTGAACAGCGCCGATAAGCTGAACTTGGACTACCACCGTTCCTATATCAGCAATGACCTGTCGATGACGTCCTCTAACCTGAACGTTACGGGTCAGATGAACTATAAGCTGGCGCGTAACTGGACCTCCCAAACTACCGTCACCTCCGTAAATACAAGTTCCTATGGTCCGATGCCTTATTTCTACCTGCTCCCGGGGAACACGCAGATTTCCCGGAACGTGTGGACGATCGACGGGACCGACCAGACGCTGGACATCCAGGAAAATGTCGTGGGGAGATTTTCGACCGGGTTTTTGAAACACCGCTTATTGGTGGGCGCCGATTTTTACAACTACAATGTCAACGTCCGCTATCATGAATTCATGGGCACAGTGAACGGACAAGCCGCCGCAGACCTTTTTGACATCATCCCCACCACCGGAGCCATCCCTAACTACGACAACTTTAACAAGGCTAAGGTCGACTCCGCTTATGCCAACAGTCCGGCGGATCCCTATCCATACGTGCTCTCGAACAAGACCTATATCTCCGGCGCCTATGCCTCGGACGTGATCAACATCACCGACCGATTGATCCTCAACGCGGCGTTACGCGTGGATCACTACGACTTCAAAGGCAACTACAATCCCGAAGATGGCACCACCAGCGGAGGCTACCAGCAGACCGCGCTGTCGCCGAAGTTTGGCGTGGTCTACCAGTTGCTAAAGGACCGGCTTTCGGTCTTCAGCAACTATCAAAATGGTTTTACCAACGAAACCGGAGTGGACTACCAAGGGCATAGCTTCAAACCGGAGCAGGCAAACCAATGGGAAGGCGGTATAAAGATGAACCTGTTTGACGGGCGGTTAAACGGCACCGTGAGCTATTACGACATACAGGTGAGCCATATCCTGCGCACCGATGTCGACCATCCCAACTTCCAGGTACAAAACGGCACGGAAGTCAGCAAAGGCGTCGAAGTGGAAGTAAACGCCAATCCCCTTTACGGTCTCAACATCACCGCCGGTTATGCGCACAACGATGCAAAGTACACCAATGCCGATGCGGATGTAAACGGTCTGAGACCCAACAGCGCCGGCCCACAGGATATGGCCAACCTCTGGCTCAGCTACCGTTTTTTGAGGGGCGCCGTCAAAGGCCTTGGTGTGGGTTTCGGGGGCAACTATGCCGGGAAGAGCCTGGTCGAAAACAGCGTCAGCGAGGGACAGTTCTTCCTCCCTGCCTACACCGTGATGAATGCTTCGGTCTTTTATGATACCGGTCGCTTTCGTTTGTCGGCGAACGTGCACAACCTGGCCAATGAAAGATACTGGATCGGCTGGTACACGGTCAATCCGCAACAACCGCGCGCCATCAACGGGAGCATTACTTTCCGGTTCTGA
- a CDS encoding AraC family transcriptional regulator, with amino-acid sequence MIMEEFPDITWLKGQIDRRFENRLGWGNCVLDTEGFPSVIIHTKTRECYRPDVKGPFSFFLNIRGSSICSVDRRASRIDTDSYFVSNNAQQYTLQVEKGSDTETFNIHFGEFFAASVLNALVTPADRILENGRDAELSPVLFFNQLHRRDVVFNELVNRLMRGGIDRLFFEEQLSALLEYHLQQHRHIASRVNKLPPVKVAIRVELYKRLSRAMDAIHAGFDKVLSLDVLAVEASLSKYHFLRLFRQAYGVSPHQYMQQLRMEKAKVLLSRTQIPVADLAGLLGYKDGPSFSRLFFQRMGIYPTQYRASSK; translated from the coding sequence ATGATCATGGAGGAATTCCCGGACATTACCTGGCTGAAAGGCCAGATCGACAGGCGGTTTGAAAACCGGCTGGGGTGGGGGAACTGCGTGTTGGACACGGAAGGTTTTCCGAGCGTAATTATCCACACGAAGACCAGAGAATGCTACCGGCCGGACGTAAAAGGGCCCTTTTCTTTTTTCCTCAACATACGGGGCAGCAGTATTTGCAGTGTGGACCGGCGGGCGAGCCGTATCGATACGGATAGTTATTTTGTGAGCAACAATGCGCAGCAGTATACTTTACAAGTGGAAAAGGGCTCCGATACGGAAACCTTTAATATCCATTTTGGGGAATTTTTTGCGGCGTCGGTATTGAATGCGCTGGTGACGCCGGCGGACCGGATTTTGGAGAACGGGAGGGATGCGGAATTGTCTCCTGTTTTGTTTTTCAATCAACTTCACAGGAGAGACGTTGTCTTTAACGAGTTGGTTAATAGGCTGATGCGTGGTGGGATTGATAGACTCTTTTTTGAGGAACAGTTGTCGGCTCTTTTGGAATACCACTTACAGCAGCACCGGCATATTGCTTCGCGCGTAAATAAGCTGCCACCGGTCAAGGTGGCTATCCGCGTGGAATTGTACAAACGGCTTTCGCGGGCTATGGACGCCATACATGCGGGTTTCGATAAGGTCTTGAGTCTTGATGTGTTGGCCGTGGAAGCCAGTCTTTCCAAATATCATTTCCTGCGCCTGTTCCGGCAGGCGTATGGCGTGTCCCCGCATCAGTATATGCAGCAGTTGCGGATGGAAAAGGCGAAAGTCCTGCTATCTCGTACGCAGATCCCGGTCGCTGACTTGGCCGGTTTGCTGGGATATAAGGATGGGCCGTCGTTTAGCCGGTTATTTTTCCAACGAATGGGTATTTATCCTACGCAGTACAGGGCGTCTTCAAAATAG
- a CDS encoding amidohydrolase family protein: protein MKKLLLAGFYLIAGLQAMAQTSFSDVVKKYIDYDTTLIAFTHCRLADVKHLKVLEDQTVIVRNGVITAVDDSKKLSAPPGSTVIDLTGKSLLPGFVLLHEHMYYANYSADFSYLHVKQLPYTFPKLYLACGATMIRTAGSVEPYSDLNLKRDIDQGKILGPEMDVTAPYLEGKGSIFPGMHELSGPAEAKAFVDFWASQGCTSFKGYMFVNRATLKAAIDEAHAKGLKVTGHLCAVTYREAAEMGIDQLEHGFSVSTDFVPNKKEDACPLFAAPIASADSPQVKALIQFLVDKKVTVTSTLAVIYNMTTLDTTIRPEVLEAMAPDTRSMFLNVYNKMRSPLGNKAMLEEMKMEKMFSDAGGLLTVGTDPTGSGATLAGYGSQQSIELLTKAGFSPIEAIRIATYNGAKALGLSDKMGSIEVGKAADLVVVDGDIFQDIQNIRKIVWVFKHGVGFNSQKIFASVKGEVGIY from the coding sequence ATGAAAAAACTTCTCCTTGCCGGATTTTATCTCATCGCCGGTTTGCAGGCGATGGCTCAGACGTCCTTTTCAGACGTGGTAAAGAAATACATCGATTACGATACCACCCTTATCGCCTTTACCCATTGCAGGCTCGCCGATGTCAAACACCTGAAGGTGCTGGAAGACCAAACGGTGATCGTCCGAAACGGTGTGATCACTGCAGTAGATGACAGCAAAAAATTGTCCGCCCCTCCGGGCAGCACCGTCATCGACCTTACCGGGAAATCCCTGTTGCCGGGGTTTGTGCTCTTACATGAACACATGTACTATGCGAACTACTCGGCTGACTTCAGCTATCTACACGTCAAACAACTGCCGTATACTTTCCCCAAACTATACCTCGCCTGTGGTGCAACGATGATTCGTACCGCCGGCAGCGTCGAGCCCTATTCCGACCTGAACCTCAAACGGGACATCGACCAGGGCAAGATCCTCGGACCGGAAATGGACGTGACCGCCCCCTACCTGGAAGGGAAAGGCAGCATCTTTCCAGGGATGCACGAATTGAGCGGCCCCGCAGAGGCGAAAGCCTTTGTCGACTTCTGGGCCAGCCAGGGCTGCACTTCCTTCAAGGGATATATGTTCGTGAATAGGGCTACGCTGAAGGCCGCCATAGATGAGGCGCACGCCAAAGGACTAAAAGTGACGGGCCATTTATGTGCGGTCACCTACCGCGAGGCGGCCGAAATGGGCATTGACCAGTTGGAGCATGGCTTTTCTGTGTCCACGGATTTTGTCCCCAACAAAAAGGAGGATGCCTGTCCATTGTTTGCGGCACCCATCGCCTCCGCGGATTCTCCACAAGTAAAAGCGCTTATCCAATTCCTGGTCGATAAAAAAGTGACCGTGACGTCCACCCTGGCCGTCATCTACAACATGACTACCCTGGATACAACGATCCGTCCCGAAGTACTGGAGGCGATGGCGCCCGATACCCGGAGCATGTTCCTGAATGTCTACAACAAAATGCGAAGCCCTTTGGGCAATAAAGCCATGCTGGAGGAAATGAAGATGGAAAAAATGTTTTCGGATGCCGGCGGCCTGTTGACCGTGGGTACCGATCCCACGGGCAGCGGCGCCACCCTGGCGGGATATGGCTCACAGCAGTCGATTGAATTGTTGACGAAGGCGGGCTTCAGCCCGATAGAAGCGATACGCATCGCGACGTACAATGGCGCAAAAGCGCTGGGGCTTTCAGATAAGATGGGTTCCATAGAAGTTGGTAAGGCGGCGGATCTTGTGGTTGTTGATGGGGATATTTTTCAGGATATTCAGAATATCAGAAAGATTGTATGGGTGTTTAAGCACGGGGTGGGATTCAATTCGCAAAAAATATTCGCCTCCGTGAAAGGAGAAGTCGGTATATACTAG
- a CDS encoding IPT/TIG domain-containing protein — translation MFRPIKIPAIILITFISACQKSNGIPATLSVSPAIDTIGGIITITGSSFSTNATADVVQFNDTTNAQVLTATSTQLTVVVPYYTARDRITIQVNGRQWQTAQEFQIAPKFTPQAEAPGYPITIITGGSTTLSDYSVSFNGATATPSNLFMSFMTVAVPTGATSGKVTVNFKNQPYTSLSDFTVTPVGEVTNLTATGAFQTPAGMTFDKNGNLYVSDPPAGVIDKVDPNSGTVTTYAGNGMFSFGGGSPILSAGIYGAWNLAFGPDGNLYATDRFYGIVFKITADSVTSLLPMGGPAGIALSSPVGIAFDGSGDLLLSDAERIKMVSPSGSVSILAGTGLQGIVNGPAASAGFSYPTALQLDGSGNVYICDNNMIRLLSNGSVSTFAGGGGNGGFQDGVGTFAGFTSVNDLVRDPKSGNIYVTDPGDHVVRMIAPNGLVTTIAGKIGVQGTQNGTGSGALFEGPSGIAMDKNGVIYVSDGSGATSSIRKIIVH, via the coding sequence ATGTTCCGCCCCATCAAAATCCCTGCAATCATCCTGATCACTTTCATAAGTGCCTGTCAAAAGAGTAATGGTATACCCGCCACCCTTTCGGTCTCTCCCGCTATCGATACGATCGGCGGGATTATCACCATCACGGGCTCAAGCTTCTCCACCAATGCTACCGCCGACGTCGTCCAGTTCAATGATACGACTAACGCGCAGGTGTTGACCGCCACTTCTACCCAATTAACTGTTGTCGTGCCTTACTACACTGCGCGAGACCGGATTACCATACAGGTGAACGGCAGGCAATGGCAGACGGCCCAGGAATTCCAAATCGCCCCCAAATTCACCCCGCAAGCGGAGGCACCTGGTTATCCGATTACGATCATAACCGGGGGCAGTACTACCCTGTCGGATTATTCTGTTTCATTCAATGGCGCTACGGCAACGCCCTCCAATCTGTTTATGTCATTTATGACCGTGGCCGTCCCGACCGGTGCAACCAGCGGCAAAGTAACGGTCAATTTTAAAAACCAGCCTTACACCTCGCTCTCGGATTTTACCGTTACACCGGTGGGCGAAGTAACCAACCTTACCGCAACCGGTGCCTTCCAAACGCCGGCAGGCATGACTTTTGACAAGAATGGAAATCTTTATGTGTCTGACCCGCCAGCCGGTGTGATCGACAAGGTCGACCCAAATTCCGGTACGGTCACCACCTATGCAGGGAACGGGATGTTTAGTTTTGGCGGTGGAAGTCCAATCCTGTCGGCTGGCATCTATGGCGCATGGAATCTGGCATTCGGACCGGATGGGAACCTCTATGCCACGGATAGATTTTACGGTATCGTCTTCAAGATAACGGCGGACAGTGTAACGTCACTACTGCCGATGGGCGGCCCGGCAGGTATCGCGCTGTCATCGCCGGTAGGCATTGCCTTTGATGGATCCGGAGATCTCCTTTTGTCCGATGCGGAGCGAATCAAGATGGTAAGCCCCAGCGGCAGCGTAAGTATCCTGGCCGGTACCGGGCTGCAGGGAATAGTCAACGGTCCCGCGGCTTCCGCAGGTTTTTCCTATCCCACAGCTTTGCAACTGGACGGTTCAGGCAATGTGTATATATGCGACAACAACATGATCCGGTTGTTGAGCAATGGTTCGGTAAGCACTTTTGCCGGTGGCGGCGGAAATGGAGGATTCCAGGATGGCGTCGGCACATTTGCAGGATTCACCAGTGTAAATGACCTGGTGAGGGACCCGAAAAGCGGCAATATATATGTCACCGATCCGGGCGATCATGTCGTCCGAATGATCGCCCCAAACGGTTTGGTGACCACCATTGCCGGTAAAATCGGGGTGCAGGGAACGCAAAACGGAACTGGTTCCGGAGCCTTGTTCGAGGGCCCCTCAGGGATCGCCATGGATAAAAATGGGGTGATCTATGTGAGTGACGGGAGCGGCGCCACTTCCAGTATCCGGAAAATCATTGTACACTGA
- a CDS encoding ATPase domain-containing protein — protein sequence MDQTYNEEEQKNPEKPQDKNERAGGEEPKSEEPPKGEEEPGDPEPLDDGHSKGLLSVEAIEFKELPLGKEMDWFKQAVSRFVAGGAYLIAGQPGIGKSTLTTQIALDLSRAGKRTLIIQTEQRKEELRHTVTHMTKHWPAEQQKQALRLIEPENGIESLDQLPLFFAKEIASTKGRYHGVSMVVIDSVQGNGLSSAATKQYNQLNEFCQLCKAEEITVFLVAHVTKSGDISGPKDFEHNVDCVLMINRLLRGSRPTTVTKNRFGYTSGKIIPLEIDKETRWLKLSPYNVTANSVARTYLGPKIGVAEVQVMISLPPPESKGSITTQIVAKKGIQQLMPIIAQILDAEHEQLRLAINCKMPRIDHYSPLADMATGMALTAAYIHKDIPEHFLFLGQIDLQGKVRDVPGDLLRELLEQIKAGHITLPLRIYCPKEVAAQFLEQIEDLEIVGCEQFEDAVFDLWPDLRK from the coding sequence ATGGACCAGACTTACAATGAAGAAGAACAGAAGAATCCTGAAAAGCCTCAGGACAAAAACGAGCGCGCTGGCGGGGAGGAACCCAAAAGTGAGGAACCGCCTAAAGGCGAAGAGGAACCAGGTGATCCAGAGCCATTGGATGATGGGCATTCAAAAGGCTTACTTTCAGTAGAAGCGATAGAATTCAAGGAGCTGCCTCTCGGAAAGGAGATGGACTGGTTCAAACAAGCGGTGAGCCGGTTTGTGGCCGGTGGCGCGTACTTAATTGCCGGCCAGCCGGGTATAGGAAAGTCGACCCTAACGACACAAATCGCGCTGGATCTTTCGCGGGCGGGTAAGCGAACGTTGATTATTCAGACGGAGCAGAGGAAGGAAGAACTTCGCCACACGGTAACACACATGACAAAGCACTGGCCCGCCGAGCAACAAAAGCAGGCATTAAGGTTGATTGAACCGGAAAATGGGATTGAAAGCCTGGACCAGTTGCCCCTTTTCTTTGCCAAGGAGATAGCCAGCACCAAAGGAAGGTACCATGGGGTAAGCATGGTTGTTATTGACTCGGTACAGGGAAATGGACTTTCATCAGCGGCGACAAAGCAATACAATCAGCTGAATGAGTTCTGCCAACTGTGCAAGGCCGAAGAAATTACCGTATTCCTGGTGGCGCATGTAACAAAAAGCGGAGATATCTCCGGCCCGAAGGATTTTGAGCATAATGTTGATTGTGTTTTAATGATCAATAGGTTGCTACGGGGGAGCCGTCCCACAACCGTTACCAAAAACCGCTTTGGATACACATCCGGGAAGATCATCCCTTTGGAGATAGATAAAGAGACCAGGTGGTTAAAACTGTCTCCATACAACGTTACAGCCAACAGTGTAGCAAGGACATATCTGGGTCCTAAAATTGGCGTGGCTGAAGTCCAGGTAATGATTTCTTTGCCGCCACCCGAATCAAAAGGGTCCATTACTACACAAATAGTGGCCAAAAAGGGGATACAACAGCTTATGCCTATCATTGCTCAAATTCTCGATGCAGAGCACGAACAATTGAGGCTCGCCATTAACTGCAAAATGCCAAGGATCGATCATTATAGTCCATTAGCCGACATGGCGACGGGTATGGCATTAACGGCCGCTTATATACATAAGGACATCCCAGAACATTTTTTGTTTCTTGGTCAGATTGATTTACAAGGTAAAGTAAGGGATGTGCCCGGTGATCTTTTAAGGGAACTTTTAGAACAGATCAAGGCAGGGCATATCACATTACCGCTTCGGATATATTGCCCCAAAGAAGTCGCGGCGCAATTCCTGGAACAGATAGAAGACCTGGAGATTGTAGGTTGTGAGCAGTTTGAAGACGCGGTGTTTGACTTATGGCCGGATTTGAGGAAATGA
- a CDS encoding VOC family protein: protein MQKISPFLWFDNNAEEAMNFYLSVFKNSKVIRVAYNSPGAPGPEGVLLVATIELEGQQITLMNGGPGHPLTDALSLMVNCVSQGEVDYYWDGLLAGGGKEIACGWLKDRFGLYWQVTPVMLPELLGGPDKAKAGRVMQAMMKMVKLDIGALKAAADAK, encoded by the coding sequence ATGCAAAAGATCAGCCCTTTCTTATGGTTCGACAACAACGCCGAAGAAGCCATGAACTTCTATCTTTCGGTTTTTAAGAACTCGAAAGTGATCAGGGTTGCGTACAACTCGCCCGGGGCACCCGGGCCTGAAGGCGTCTTGCTGGTGGCAACCATCGAGCTGGAAGGACAGCAAATCACTTTGATGAACGGCGGACCCGGTCATCCCTTGACGGATGCGCTCTCTCTTATGGTCAACTGTGTCTCGCAAGGAGAAGTGGATTACTATTGGGATGGGCTCCTCGCGGGTGGCGGCAAAGAGATTGCCTGCGGTTGGTTGAAAGACAGGTTTGGACTTTATTGGCAGGTGACGCCGGTCATGTTACCCGAGCTTCTTGGTGGGCCGGATAAGGCAAAGGCGGGGCGGGTGATGCAGGCGATGATGAAGATGGTTAAGTTGGATATTGGAGCGTTGAAGGCGGCGGCGGATGCTAAGTAG
- a CDS encoding GH92 family glycosyl hydrolase yields MGRYTAFLWLCCITIGVHAQKRPFDYVNPLLGTATLWDSADIGYKPTHRTWGAEVFPGASVPNAMVQLTPVTQFHSGSGYQYEDTVIYGFAHTSKGHWNLCYVPLLPVTGAVEADDFASGYSHARESAHPGFYQVFLQRYGVNAELTSTLRCAYHRYTFLQGRSEEVIADLSRSNERVKRWSIGQEGDSAFTGFQEAGEKIYFYAEASHPIQRIDSLEGKNGPVPVVHFAGRTGPLELRIGFSFVSIDNARENLHAEIGQKSFAVVRHQAEETWNRLLSKITVTGGSERQKTLFYSCLYRSFLWPALRSDVNGDFTDKSGKVVNKGFNYYTEPSLWDDYRNKDVLLGLLTPDVCRDVIRSLIDKGEKTGFMPTFFHGDHAAPFIAGSYLRGIRDYDIQSAYHLLLRNATVEGGTRPYIQEYMDKGYVSTPVVDHPVIETVAKAGTTKTLEYAYDDYAVALLARALGDTANDRMLMKRTSNYKNVFDPGMKLMRGRLANGDWVTPFDPKYPYYEYMYREANGWQSSFFAPQDPKGLVALYGGPRACEQKLDSFFSIPWDGVEAYNISGFIGQYCQGNQPDHSTPFMYYFTGRQEKAQVILDSILHHFYGMGKYGLAYAGMDDAGEMSSWYVFNAMGFYPFSPADPDYIVSVPLFDKVVIRTGPSFTIVKSGAGRKITRVTYNGQPIAGYFIGDTLLKNGGVLEVRTGK; encoded by the coding sequence ATGGGTAGATATACAGCCTTTTTATGGCTTTGTTGTATAACGATAGGAGTGCACGCGCAAAAGCGGCCTTTTGACTATGTAAATCCGCTGCTGGGCACCGCTACCTTGTGGGACAGCGCGGATATTGGCTACAAACCGACCCACCGGACCTGGGGGGCGGAAGTTTTCCCGGGGGCGTCCGTTCCCAACGCGATGGTGCAACTGACACCGGTGACCCAATTCCACAGCGGGTCGGGCTATCAGTACGAGGATACGGTGATCTATGGTTTTGCCCACACGAGCAAGGGGCATTGGAACCTTTGTTATGTTCCCCTGCTGCCGGTGACCGGGGCAGTGGAGGCGGATGACTTTGCCTCGGGCTATAGCCATGCACGGGAGTCGGCCCATCCCGGGTTTTACCAGGTTTTTCTCCAACGGTACGGGGTCAACGCCGAGCTGACATCGACGCTTCGCTGCGCCTACCACCGGTATACTTTTCTGCAAGGGCGGTCTGAAGAGGTGATCGCAGATTTGTCCCGGTCGAACGAACGGGTGAAACGGTGGTCCATCGGGCAGGAGGGGGACAGTGCTTTTACGGGCTTTCAGGAGGCGGGGGAAAAGATCTATTTCTACGCGGAGGCCAGCCACCCTATCCAAAGGATAGACTCCCTGGAGGGTAAGAACGGACCGGTGCCCGTAGTGCATTTCGCCGGCCGGACGGGGCCGCTGGAGCTGCGCATCGGTTTTTCTTTTGTCAGCATCGACAACGCCCGGGAGAACCTGCACGCGGAAATAGGACAGAAATCCTTTGCGGTGGTCCGTCACCAGGCGGAGGAGACCTGGAACCGGTTGTTGTCAAAGATCACCGTGACCGGTGGCAGCGAGCGGCAAAAGACGCTCTTCTATTCTTGTCTTTACCGGTCCTTTTTGTGGCCCGCTTTGAGGAGCGACGTCAACGGTGATTTTACCGACAAAAGCGGGAAGGTTGTCAACAAGGGGTTCAACTACTATACCGAGCCGTCCCTTTGGGATGACTACCGGAACAAGGACGTACTGTTGGGGCTTTTGACCCCCGATGTATGCCGGGACGTCATCCGGTCGTTGATCGATAAGGGGGAAAAGACGGGTTTTATGCCGACCTTTTTCCACGGTGACCATGCCGCGCCTTTTATCGCGGGGAGCTACCTGAGGGGTATCCGGGACTACGACATACAAAGCGCCTATCATCTTTTGTTGCGGAATGCAACGGTGGAAGGCGGGACCCGGCCCTACATCCAGGAGTATATGGACAAGGGATATGTGTCCACGCCGGTCGTCGACCACCCGGTCATCGAGACGGTGGCAAAGGCCGGTACCACCAAGACCCTGGAGTATGCTTATGACGACTATGCGGTTGCCCTGCTGGCGAGGGCGCTGGGGGATACCGCGAACGACCGGATGCTGATGAAACGGACGTCGAATTACAAAAATGTGTTCGACCCGGGCATGAAGTTGATGCGGGGTCGCCTCGCTAACGGAGATTGGGTTACGCCGTTCGATCCAAAGTATCCTTACTACGAGTATATGTACCGGGAAGCCAACGGCTGGCAGTCTTCCTTTTTTGCACCCCAGGATCCAAAGGGGCTTGTCGCCCTCTACGGCGGTCCCAGGGCATGCGAACAAAAACTGGATTCGTTTTTTTCCATACCCTGGGACGGCGTAGAAGCGTATAATATTTCCGGCTTTATCGGGCAATACTGCCAGGGCAACCAACCCGACCACAGCACGCCCTTCATGTATTATTTCACGGGACGGCAGGAAAAAGCCCAGGTGATTCTGGACAGCATCCTTCATCATTTTTATGGGATGGGTAAGTACGGGCTGGCCTACGCGGGTATGGACGATGCGGGGGAAATGTCCTCCTGGTATGTGTTCAATGCCATGGGTTTTTATCCCTTCTCGCCGGCCGATCCCGACTACATCGTATCGGTGCCCCTGTTTGACAAGGTAGTCATCCGGACGGGTCCGTCATTTACGATCGTCAAAAGTGGCGCCGGCCGGAAGATCACGCGGGTCACCTACAATGGACAGCCCATCGCGGGATACTTTATCGGAGACACCTTGCTAAAAAACGGCGGGGTGTTGGAGGTCAGAACCGGAAAGTAA
- a CDS encoding GntR family transcriptional regulator, whose product MIDHKSKLPLHAQVEEFLRKLIAAEKGKMSGLLPKEVELANRLGVSRNTIRQATNKLENEGLIIRKKGVGTRIAERRGLQTGLDHWYSFTREMQEKGIVVTNLRLKVEWTLVNDIIRNFFLIDENKKVLKLSKLKGEASGEPIVYFESWFHPRIGAGDQDDFNRPLYSMLEEKYGIVVARSQEQIKASSAGLMAKRLGVEPGFPVLIRERFVYDVGDRPVEYNVGYYRSDKFVYNIDIKKGSF is encoded by the coding sequence TTGATCGATCACAAAAGCAAACTGCCACTTCACGCCCAGGTCGAGGAATTTCTTCGAAAACTGATTGCGGCTGAGAAAGGAAAGATGAGCGGCCTTTTGCCCAAAGAGGTCGAATTGGCGAACCGGCTCGGGGTGTCGCGGAACACGATTCGCCAGGCAACGAACAAGCTGGAGAATGAAGGGTTGATCATCAGAAAAAAAGGTGTAGGCACACGCATCGCGGAAAGAAGGGGCTTACAAACCGGCTTGGATCACTGGTACAGCTTTACCCGGGAAATGCAGGAGAAAGGTATCGTTGTCACCAACCTTCGGTTGAAGGTGGAATGGACGCTGGTCAACGACATTATCCGGAATTTCTTTCTTATTGATGAAAACAAAAAGGTCCTGAAGCTATCGAAATTGAAGGGCGAAGCATCCGGAGAACCGATCGTTTATTTCGAGAGTTGGTTTCACCCGCGCATCGGGGCCGGCGACCAGGACGATTTCAACCGGCCCTTGTATTCCATGTTGGAGGAGAAATACGGAATTGTCGTGGCACGAAGCCAGGAGCAAATCAAGGCGAGCTCCGCCGGGCTTATGGCCAAGCGGCTTGGCGTAGAGCCAGGCTTCCCGGTGTTAATCAGGGAGCGGTTTGTATACGATGTGGGTGACCGGCCGGTGGAATACAATGTCGGGTACTATCGGAGCGATAAGTTTGTGTACAACATCGACATTAAAAAAGGCAGTTTTTAG